GCTAGCTGTTCAAGAAGATTCATGGTCTTCCCAGCTTAGGCGCTCGGGACTGCGGCAGGAGAACGCTGTGGGTGACACTCCAAGCGCCACCCTCACACTGCGCGGGTCTGCCACGCGCTGCATGAGGTTCCGCAACATGGCAATTGCTCTCTGCCGGGCTGGCGGTCAGGCATTCTGGAGTGATCGGCATAAACATGAGAATCCGGTACTTCTCCCAGTTCGAGGCGTAGGCCAAATGCCTGCTCGAGGCCCCCTGGAGCCGGATAAGCGGGTAGATTTTGAGCAGGAGCATTCCGTTCTCCCCCAGAGGCGTATACGGCGAGGGAATTCGGTATGGTGATTCCGTATCGCAACATTTCTATGGTGGGAGAGAAACTAATGACAGCACTTCTGGAGTTTCCCCAGGACTGGCAGCGGGCATTGATCATCGTTGCCCATCCCGACGACCCTGAATACGGGATGGCAGCAGCAGTGGCTCAGTGGCTCGCCGCCGGCAAGGAGGTTAGTTATGTGCTTGCCACACGAGGCGAAGCAGGGATCGCTGGACTAGCACCGGAAAAATCTGGACCCCTGCGCACTCGTGAACAAGAGAATGCGTGCGCCGTCATTGGCGTGAGTGATCTGGTCATCCTTGACCATCCCGACGGGAGAATTCTCGAGGGCCTGGCGCTAAGACGCGATTTGGCTCGGCAGATCCGTCGGGTGCGTCCTGACGTGGTGCTGACACTAAACCACCGCGACGAATGGGGCCCTGGTCGCTGGAATACGGCCGACCACCGGGCTGTTGGGCGGGCCGTTCTGGACGCAGTTGCTGATGCTGACAATGAATGGATCTTCCCCGAGTTATTAGAGGAGGGGTTTGCCCGTCATAAAACTCGTTGGGTGGCGCTTAGCTCCCCGCAGCCCACACACGCCCAAACAGTCTCGGCCGAGAGCATCGAGATGGCCGTAGCTTCCCTGGCGGAACACAAGGAATATTTAGTTGCTCTAAGCGCGGATCCCGTGGTGGATCAAGCCCGGAAACAGGTGGAGAGGGTTACGGAGGGCGGCACGGTGGACTTTGAGCTGTACGGCTAGGGGCTCCTGGGAGATTCCCGCTTCCACGCCTCGATTCCGGCGACAGTAACGCCCCCCAGTTGTGAGAGGAAAGAATACCGACAGGGAGGGCGTACCTACAGGGCGGCTGAGCGTGGCCGCAGACAATGGTAGCCGCAGACAATGTCAGGGGCTAGGAGTAAGTTATGAGCAGAGTGCCAATTGATAATTTGCACTAAGCCACAGGAGGATGCGTGCTGCTGAAACTGATTGCCCGCAATCTGGCCCCGCACAAGGGGCCGTTAATTGCCATTGTGCTGCTGCAGTTCCTCTCAACGCTGGGTACGTTGTATCTGCCTACGCTGAACGCCGACATCATTGATGACGGGGTGGTCAAAGGCAATATTGATGTCATCTGGAGTTTGGGCCAGTGGATGCTGCTGATCACCGCTGGCCAAATTGTTTGTGCAATCACAGCTACTTTTCTCAGCGCACGGCTTGCTATGGGAGTAGGACGGCAGATCCGCCGTGACCTCTTCAACAAGGTGGAGACGTTCTCCTCCCAAGAGGTTGGCACCATTGGCGCGCCCTCATTGATCACCCGCACCACCAACGATGTCCAGCAGGTCCAGATGCTCACATTGATGTCGTTCACCTTGATGGTGACAGCGCCCATTATGAGCATTGGTGGTGTGATCCTAGCCATGGCGCAGGACGTCCCCCTCTCGGCTCTGCTGCTTGTTATCCTGCCGGTGCTGATCGTCGCCATAGGGTTGCTTGTGCGGGTTCTTGTCCCCACGTTCCGAAGGGTCCAACGACAGCTCGATGACATCAATGGTGTACTGCGCGAGCAGATCACGGGCATCAGTGTCATCCGGGCCTTTGGCCGCAGAGACTATGAAGCTGCACGTTTTGCCGCGGCTAATGGGGCTCTGACTGCCTCGCAATTGCGCGCAGGACGGCTCATGGCATTGATGTTTCCCATCATCTTTTTCGTTGTCAATGTCACTAGCGTTGGTGTGCTGTGGTTTGGTGGGCAGCGTATTGACTCCGGTGAGATGCAAATTGGTGCGCTGACAGCGTTCCTTAGCTACATTATGCAAATACTCATGGCCGTAATGATGGCCATGTTTATGTTCATGATGATCCCCCGCGCTGCCGTCAGCGCCGAACGCATTTGTGAAGTCCTGGACACTGACTCAAGCGTGATTGACGCACCCAACGCCATCAGTGTGGCCAAGCTCGACGCCGTACTGCACGTCCGCGACGCTGCTTTCCGTTATCCCGGAGCTAAAGACCCCGTTCTTTCCGGAGTCACCTTTAGTGCAGCTCCGGGAACCACCACGGCGATCATCGGGTCAACTGGAAGCGGCAAATCAACACTTGTGAACCTGATCCCCAGGCTGCTGGATACCACCCATGGTGAGATCGAGTTGGGCGGGTACAACATCAGGGAAGTTACTCTGGCTGGGCTGCGCGGATCCATCGGCCTGGTACCCCAGAAGGCATACCTGTTTACGGGGACAGTTGCCAGCAACCTGCGGATGGGCAATCCCGACGCCACAGATGAGCAATTGTGGGCGGCATTGGCCACCGCACAGGCAGCCGGATTTGTTCGCGCAATGCCGGGGGGACTGGACGCCCCCATAGGTCAAGGGGGATCCAACGTTTCTGGTGGTCAGCGTCAGCGACTTTGCATTGCTCGCGCGATCATGGCAGCGCCCTCTGTGTATTTATTTGACGACAGTTTTTCCGCCCTTGACTATGCCACCGACGCAAAGCTGCGGGCGGCACTGAAACCAATCACTCGCCAGGCCGCTGTGCTGGTGGTAGCTCAACGGGTGGGCACAATCCAAGACGCTGACAATATCCTAGTGCTGGATGAAGGACGCCTTGTGGGGCAAGGCACGCACGAGCAACTGCTCATTTCGTGCCCCACCTACCAAGAGATTGTCACCTCCCAACTCAGCACAGGTCACGAACCGCGTGCCGCAGGGGATCAGGCCACAGGGGATCAGGCCACAGCGGATCGTGCCACAGAAGAGCAGGAGAGCCCGGCATGAGCATGATGAGGGGACGCGGTGGGCCTCCGCAGAAAAAGGCACTGAACTTTGGACCCAGTATTAAGCGGATTTTGCTGCTCATGGCTCCGGATAAAGTGCGCATAGCATTTGTCCTTCTTATGGCCGCCATTTCGGTGAGCCTATCGGTGCTGGCACCAAAAATATTGGGCAACGCCACGGACATCATTTTTGACGGAGTTGTGGGCAAGATGCTCCAACAGTTCCCGGCAGGGACCACAAAAGACCAGGCCATGGCAGCACTGCGAGCCAGCGGCAAGGGCCAACTAGCTGACATGTTGGCGGCCATGAATGTGGTGCCCGGGCAGGGCCTAGATCTAAGTGCGTTGGGCACCATCTTGCTCATGGTTCTTGCCTTGTATGTTGCAGCCTTCTTCTTCAACTGGTCACAGGGATACATGACAACAGGCATTGTCCAACGTGCCATGTACCGTTTGCGTAAAGGAATTGAGGAAAAACTCGACAGATTGCCCATGTCGCACTTTCAAGAAGAATCCCGCGGCGATGTCCTTTCCCGCGTGACGAACGACATCGACAACTTCGGCCAGACCCTGAATCAGACGCTGACACAGATCCTCATCGCTGTGCTTACTGTCCTTGGTGTGTTGGGC
This genomic window from Arthrobacter sp. TMP15 contains:
- a CDS encoding PIG-L deacetylase family protein, whose translation is MVIPYRNISMVGEKLMTALLEFPQDWQRALIIVAHPDDPEYGMAAAVAQWLAAGKEVSYVLATRGEAGIAGLAPEKSGPLRTREQENACAVIGVSDLVILDHPDGRILEGLALRRDLARQIRRVRPDVVLTLNHRDEWGPGRWNTADHRAVGRAVLDAVADADNEWIFPELLEEGFARHKTRWVALSSPQPTHAQTVSAESIEMAVASLAEHKEYLVALSADPVVDQARKQVERVTEGGTVDFELYG
- a CDS encoding ABC transporter ATP-binding protein; its protein translation is MLLKLIARNLAPHKGPLIAIVLLQFLSTLGTLYLPTLNADIIDDGVVKGNIDVIWSLGQWMLLITAGQIVCAITATFLSARLAMGVGRQIRRDLFNKVETFSSQEVGTIGAPSLITRTTNDVQQVQMLTLMSFTLMVTAPIMSIGGVILAMAQDVPLSALLLVILPVLIVAIGLLVRVLVPTFRRVQRQLDDINGVLREQITGISVIRAFGRRDYEAARFAAANGALTASQLRAGRLMALMFPIIFFVVNVTSVGVLWFGGQRIDSGEMQIGALTAFLSYIMQILMAVMMAMFMFMMIPRAAVSAERICEVLDTDSSVIDAPNAISVAKLDAVLHVRDAAFRYPGAKDPVLSGVTFSAAPGTTTAIIGSTGSGKSTLVNLIPRLLDTTHGEIELGGYNIREVTLAGLRGSIGLVPQKAYLFTGTVASNLRMGNPDATDEQLWAALATAQAAGFVRAMPGGLDAPIGQGGSNVSGGQRQRLCIARAIMAAPSVYLFDDSFSALDYATDAKLRAALKPITRQAAVLVVAQRVGTIQDADNILVLDEGRLVGQGTHEQLLISCPTYQEIVTSQLSTGHEPRAAGDQATGDQATADRATEEQESPA